A single window of Halotalea alkalilenta DNA harbors:
- a CDS encoding alpha/beta hydrolase translates to MAWLQCRFASEVLGIDASLQALVPEHGDGPWPVLYLLHGLSDDDSAWCRQTAIERYAAERNLAVVMPACGRGFYTDMRHGPRWYAFLTEELPSLAERLLPISRRREETFVAGLSMGGYGAFKWALREPQRFAAAASLSGSLDIVAVAQRLDPPPDFGLIFADRDPRGGEDDLFALLDRYRQLPSAAPRLYQWCGTEDFLYRPNLDFRDAAFDAGLELRYEEGPGDHQWHYWDQQIQRVLDWLPLPGR, encoded by the coding sequence ATGGCATGGCTGCAGTGCAGATTCGCGTCCGAGGTACTCGGCATCGACGCCTCTCTCCAGGCGCTGGTACCGGAGCACGGCGATGGCCCGTGGCCGGTGCTCTACCTGCTCCACGGGCTCAGTGACGACGACAGCGCCTGGTGCCGGCAGACCGCGATCGAACGCTACGCCGCCGAGCGCAATCTCGCCGTGGTGATGCCGGCCTGCGGACGCGGCTTCTACACCGACATGCGGCACGGCCCGCGCTGGTACGCCTTTCTCACCGAGGAGCTGCCGAGCCTCGCCGAACGGCTACTGCCGATCTCGCGCCGTCGCGAGGAGACCTTCGTCGCCGGGCTTTCGATGGGCGGCTACGGCGCCTTCAAGTGGGCGCTGCGAGAGCCGCAGCGCTTCGCCGCCGCGGCCAGTCTCTCCGGCTCGCTCGATATCGTCGCGGTTGCGCAGCGCCTGGACCCGCCGCCGGATTTCGGGCTGATCTTCGCCGATCGCGATCCGCGCGGCGGCGAGGACGACCTGTTCGCGCTGCTCGATCGCTATCGCCAGCTGCCTTCGGCCGCGCCCAGGCTCTATCAGTGGTGCGGTACCGAGGACTTCCTCTATCGGCCCAATCTCGACTTCCGCGACGCGGCTTTCGACGCCGGGCTCGAGCTGCGCTACGAGGAGGGCCCGGGGGATCATCAATGGCACTATTGGGACCAGCAGATCCAGCGCGTGCTCGATTGGTTGCCGCTGCCGGGCCGCTGA
- a CDS encoding acyltransferase family protein → MLVSIQALRAFAAWLVVFHHFMQVFFNFKAESLTGQLLSTRGQVGVDIFFVISGFVIYLASAGKSIHSPRFMLERLIRIAPAYWIFTLITASIIYFDARMMPNYGLDPVALLKSLLFIPTQNPAGFGFYPILPVGWTLNFEMMFYALFALSLLAGRRHRVWITTLLVVLLGGWLAHQPFISSFYTNPVIYEFLLGIGLALIYRRGWLPALSGWALLVPAAIAAGAVAMILQFDDQHPYRLLTWGLPSAALVAALISMEKLFDGNRVLKHLGDWSYSVYLLHVIVLWCGAYLLHRRLGLDPYLTLALCLPVIAVGSWLSFTYVEMALSRRLKRSLGLSRRPPRAEERLEPNT, encoded by the coding sequence ATGCTGGTTTCGATCCAGGCACTGCGGGCCTTCGCCGCTTGGCTCGTGGTCTTCCACCACTTCATGCAGGTGTTTTTCAATTTCAAGGCCGAAAGCCTGACCGGGCAGTTGCTCTCCACCCGCGGTCAAGTCGGCGTCGACATCTTCTTCGTGATCAGCGGCTTCGTGATCTATCTGGCCAGCGCAGGCAAATCGATCCACTCCCCTCGCTTCATGCTCGAACGCTTGATCCGCATCGCTCCCGCCTACTGGATCTTCACTCTGATCACCGCGTCGATCATCTACTTCGACGCGCGGATGATGCCGAACTATGGCCTCGACCCGGTGGCGCTGCTCAAGTCGCTGCTCTTCATTCCGACCCAGAACCCGGCCGGCTTCGGTTTCTATCCGATCCTTCCGGTGGGCTGGACGCTGAACTTCGAGATGATGTTCTACGCCCTGTTCGCGCTCTCGCTGCTCGCCGGGCGACGGCACCGGGTATGGATCACGACGCTGCTGGTGGTGCTGCTCGGCGGCTGGCTCGCCCACCAGCCATTCATCTCGAGCTTCTACACCAACCCGGTGATCTACGAGTTCCTGCTCGGCATCGGTCTCGCGTTGATCTACCGTCGTGGCTGGCTGCCCGCCCTGTCGGGCTGGGCCTTGCTGGTCCCCGCGGCGATCGCCGCGGGCGCTGTAGCGATGATCCTGCAGTTCGACGACCAGCATCCCTATCGCCTGTTGACCTGGGGCCTGCCCAGCGCCGCACTGGTCGCCGCCTTGATCAGCATGGAGAAGCTGTTCGACGGCAATCGCGTGCTCAAGCACCTCGGCGACTGGTCCTACTCGGTCTACCTGCTCCACGTCATCGTGCTCTGGTGCGGCGCTTACTTGCTCCACCGCCGGCTCGGCCTCGACCCTTACCTGACCCTGGCGCTGTGCCTGCCGGTGATCGCCGTCGGCTCCTGGCTCAGCTTCACCTACGTCGAGATGGCGCTGTCGCGCCGGCTCAAACGCAGCCTGGGGCTGTCACGGCGCCCGCCGCGGGCTGAAGAGCGGCTCGAGCCGAACACTTGA